Proteins from a single region of Flaviflexus salsibiostraticola:
- a CDS encoding MBL fold metallo-hydrolase encodes MKLAPHLHRLGNDIVASYLVDLPDGITLIDAGLPGHWSDLQRELEEIDRPLSDIRGLILTHGDSDHLGFAERLRREAGVPIYIHSADADRAQTGEKPKTSMGPMRLRPTLGFFAYAARKSALRTTHVKEVVEIADGDVLDLPGKPVIVGMPGHSPGSVAIHLPTVDAVFVGDALTTRHVPE; translated from the coding sequence ATGAAGCTTGCACCCCACCTTCACCGCCTCGGCAACGACATCGTTGCGTCCTACCTCGTCGACCTGCCGGACGGAATCACGCTCATCGATGCGGGCCTGCCCGGGCACTGGAGCGATCTGCAGCGGGAGCTGGAGGAGATCGACCGGCCTCTGTCCGACATCCGCGGCCTCATCCTCACCCACGGGGACAGCGACCATCTCGGTTTCGCCGAGCGGCTGAGGAGAGAAGCAGGGGTGCCGATCTACATCCACTCAGCCGACGCCGACCGCGCGCAGACGGGCGAAAAGCCGAAGACCTCCATGGGCCCCATGCGCCTCAGGCCGACGCTCGGCTTCTTCGCCTATGCCGCACGGAAGTCTGCTCTCCGCACGACGCACGTGAAGGAGGTTGTCGAGATCGCGGACGGCGACGTCCTCGACCTGCCGGGCAAGCCCGTGATTGTTGGCATGCCGGGGCACTCGCCCGGCAGCGTCGCCATTCACCTTCCCACTGTCGATGCCGTCTTCGTCGGCGACGCCCTGACGACCCGACACGTCCCGGAGTGA
- a CDS encoding TetR/AcrR family transcriptional regulator produces the protein MAAPARTSNEEVISAARAVLESAGPVGLTMQAVARRVGVRAPSLYKRFQDREALLGAVVSAAIDELTASLEAAAPDLRLLAGAFRRFAHDNPEAFRLIFTPYAPQDALERSAGPVLECTASLVGEEHALEAARLLTAWATGFVHMELAGAFRLGGEVDEAFEYGLQHLIAGLVQSDPGRRAV, from the coding sequence GTGGCGGCACCTGCGCGCACCTCGAACGAAGAAGTCATCTCTGCGGCCCGCGCCGTCCTTGAATCGGCCGGACCGGTGGGACTGACCATGCAGGCGGTCGCGAGGCGCGTCGGCGTGCGAGCGCCGTCGCTATACAAGCGGTTCCAGGATCGCGAGGCCCTCCTCGGTGCCGTCGTCTCCGCCGCCATCGACGAGCTGACCGCCAGTCTCGAGGCCGCCGCGCCAGATCTTCGGCTCCTCGCTGGCGCCTTCCGACGTTTCGCTCACGACAATCCGGAGGCGTTCCGCCTGATCTTCACCCCGTACGCTCCCCAGGACGCCCTCGAGCGATCGGCGGGCCCGGTTCTGGAGTGCACCGCGTCCCTCGTCGGCGAAGAGCATGCGCTCGAGGCCGCGCGGCTCCTCACCGCATGGGCGACGGGGTTCGTCCACATGGAGCTCGCGGGAGCCTTCCGGCTTGGAGGAGAGGTTGACGAGGCGTTCGAGTACGGCCTCCAGCATCTCATCGCCGGACTCGTTCAATCCGATCCAGGTCGCCGCGCAGTCTGA